In Streptomyces sp. NBC_01717, one DNA window encodes the following:
- the recD2 gene encoding SF1B family DNA helicase RecD2 — MSNMAVLEGVLERITYANEENGYTVARVDTGRGGGDLLTVVGSLLGAQVGESLRMEGRWGSHSQYGKQFTVENYTTVLPATIQGIRRYLGSGLIKGIGPVMADRITTHFGVDTLDIIEQQPKRLVEVPGLGPKRTKMIAAAWEEQKAIKEVMVFLQGVGVSTSIAVRIYKKYEDASISVVKNQPYRLAADVWGIGFLTADKIAQAVGIPHDSPERVKAGLQYALSQSTDQGHCFLPEERLIADAVKLLQVDTGLVIECLAELAEDPEGVVREKVPSPEGGEPITAIYLVPFHRAEVALAAQVQRLLRTPEDRMPAFQDVDWGKALTWLAGRTGATLAPEQEAAVRLALSRKVAVLTGGPGCGKSFTVRSIVELARAKRAKVVLAAPTGRAAKRLSELTGAEASTVHRLLELKPGGDAAYDRDRPLDADLVVVDEASMLDLLLANKLLKAVAPGAHLLLVGDVDQLPSVGAGEVLRDLLAEGGPVPAVRLTTIFRQAQKSGVVTNAHRINSGVPPLTQGLDDFFLFVEDETEDAGVLAVDVAARRIPARFGLDPRRDVQVLAPMHRGPAGAGHLNGLLQQVITPGRPDLPEKRFGGRVFRVGDKVTQIRNNYDKGENGVFNGTVGVVTSLDLDEQKLTVLTDEDEEIPYDFDELDELAHAYAMTIHRSQGSEYPAVVVPVTKSAWMMLQRNLLYTAVTRAKKLVVLVGSRQAIGQAVRTVSAGRRCTALDHRLRGGSGGGSPEKMIDQIGGKHHGGLPEPESRGQDE; from the coding sequence ATGTCCAACATGGCCGTCCTCGAAGGGGTCCTGGAGCGGATCACCTATGCCAACGAGGAGAACGGGTACACGGTCGCCCGCGTCGACACGGGTCGGGGCGGCGGTGATCTCCTCACGGTGGTCGGCTCGCTGCTCGGCGCGCAGGTCGGGGAATCGCTGCGGATGGAGGGGCGCTGGGGTTCGCACTCCCAGTACGGCAAGCAGTTCACGGTGGAGAACTACACGACCGTGCTGCCCGCCACGATCCAGGGCATCCGCCGCTATCTCGGCTCCGGGCTGATCAAGGGCATCGGCCCGGTGATGGCCGACCGGATCACCACCCACTTCGGCGTCGACACGCTCGACATCATCGAGCAGCAGCCGAAGCGTCTCGTCGAGGTCCCCGGGCTCGGGCCGAAGCGGACGAAGATGATCGCCGCCGCCTGGGAGGAACAGAAGGCGATCAAGGAGGTCATGGTCTTCCTCCAGGGTGTCGGTGTCTCGACGTCCATCGCCGTCCGCATCTACAAGAAGTACGAGGACGCGTCGATCTCCGTCGTGAAGAACCAGCCCTACCGGCTGGCCGCCGACGTCTGGGGCATCGGCTTCCTCACCGCCGACAAGATCGCGCAGGCGGTAGGTATCCCGCACGACAGCCCGGAGCGGGTCAAGGCCGGTCTGCAGTACGCGCTGTCGCAATCCACCGACCAGGGTCACTGCTTCCTCCCGGAGGAGCGGCTGATCGCCGACGCGGTCAAGCTGCTCCAGGTCGATACGGGGCTGGTCATCGAGTGCCTCGCCGAACTGGCCGAGGATCCGGAGGGGGTTGTACGGGAGAAGGTGCCGTCGCCCGAGGGAGGCGAGCCGATCACCGCCATCTACCTCGTACCGTTTCACCGTGCCGAGGTCGCCCTCGCCGCCCAGGTGCAGCGGCTGCTGCGGACGCCCGAGGACCGGATGCCCGCCTTCCAGGACGTGGACTGGGGCAAGGCGCTGACGTGGCTGGCGGGCCGTACAGGGGCGACGCTCGCCCCCGAGCAGGAGGCCGCCGTCCGGCTCGCGCTCAGCCGGAAGGTGGCCGTGCTGACCGGCGGACCCGGCTGCGGGAAGTCGTTCACCGTCCGCTCCATCGTCGAGCTGGCCCGTGCCAAACGCGCAAAGGTCGTTCTGGCCGCGCCCACCGGGCGGGCGGCGAAGCGGCTGTCCGAGCTGACCGGGGCCGAGGCGTCCACCGTGCACCGGCTGCTGGAGCTCAAGCCGGGCGGGGACGCGGCTTATGACCGGGACCGTCCGCTGGACGCCGACCTGGTCGTCGTCGACGAGGCGTCGATGCTCGATCTGCTGCTGGCCAACAAGCTACTGAAGGCCGTGGCACCCGGTGCCCATCTGCTGCTCGTCGGAGACGTCGACCAGCTGCCGTCGGTCGGCGCGGGGGAGGTGCTGCGCGATCTGCTCGCCGAGGGCGGCCCTGTCCCGGCGGTCCGGCTGACGACGATCTTCCGCCAGGCCCAGAAGTCCGGCGTCGTCACCAACGCGCACCGGATCAACTCCGGAGTGCCGCCCCTCACCCAGGGCCTCGACGACTTCTTCCTCTTCGTCGAGGACGAGACGGAGGACGCGGGCGTGCTCGCGGTGGACGTCGCGGCGCGCCGTATCCCGGCGAGATTCGGCCTCGACCCCAGGCGCGACGTGCAGGTCCTCGCGCCCATGCACCGCGGCCCGGCCGGTGCCGGCCACCTCAACGGCCTGCTGCAACAGGTCATCACCCCGGGCCGCCCCGATCTGCCCGAGAAGCGGTTCGGAGGCCGGGTCTTCCGTGTCGGCGACAAGGTGACCCAAATCCGCAACAATTATGACAAAGGGGAGAACGGCGTCTTCAACGGCACGGTCGGCGTCGTCACCTCGCTCGACCTGGACGAGCAGAAACTGACGGTCCTGACGGACGAGGACGAGGAGATTCCGTACGACTTCGACGAGTTGGACGAGCTGGCCCATGCGTACGCGATGACGATTCACCGCTCCCAGGGCAGCGAGTACCCGGCCGTCGTCGTCCCCGTCACCAAGAGCGCCTGGATGATGCTCCAGCGAAACCTGCTGTACACGGCTGTGACGAGGGCCAAGAAGCTCGTCGTGCTGGTCGGCTCACGGCAGGCGATCGGCCAGGCGGTCCGGACAGTTTCCGCAGGCAGACGCTGTACGGCGCTGGATCACCGGTTGCGCGGAGGGTCCGGCGGAGGATCCCCGGAAAAAATGATCGATCAAATCGGTGGGAAACATCACGGAGGCCTTCCGGAACCGGAGTCAAGGGGGCAGGATGAGTAA
- a CDS encoding citrate synthase: protein MSDNSVVLRYGDDEYTYPVIDSTVGDKGFDIGKLRANTGLVTLDSGYGNTAAYKSAITYLDGEQGILRYRGYPIEQLAEHSSFLEVAYTLINGELPKVDELSTFKNEITQHTLLHEDVKRFFDGFPRDAHPMAMLSSVVSALSTFYQDSHNPFDEEQRHLSTIRLLAKLPTIAAYAYKKSIGHPFVYPRNDLGYVENFLRMTFSVPAQEYELDPVVVSALDKLLILHADHEQNCSTSTVRLVGSSQANMFASISAGISALWGPLHGGANQSVLEMLEGIQANGGDVDSFIRKVKNKEDGVRLMGFGHRVYKSFDPRAKIIKAAAHDVLSALGKSDELLDIALKLEEHALSDEYFVSRNLYPNVDFYTGLIYRAMGFPTEMFTVLFALGRLPGWIAQWHEMIKEPGSRIGRPRQIYTGEVLRDFVPVEGR, encoded by the coding sequence GTGAGCGACAACTCTGTAGTACTGCGGTACGGCGATGACGAGTACACCTACCCGGTGATCGACAGCACCGTCGGCGACAAGGGCTTCGACATCGGGAAGCTCCGTGCAAATACCGGCCTGGTGACGCTGGACAGCGGATACGGCAACACCGCCGCATATAAATCCGCCATCACCTATCTCGACGGTGAGCAGGGCATCCTGCGGTACCGCGGCTATCCCATCGAGCAGCTCGCCGAGCACTCGTCGTTCCTCGAGGTCGCGTACACGCTCATCAACGGTGAGCTTCCCAAGGTCGACGAGCTGTCGACCTTCAAGAACGAGATCACCCAGCACACGCTGCTGCACGAGGACGTCAAGCGGTTCTTCGACGGCTTCCCGCGCGACGCCCACCCGATGGCCATGCTGTCCTCGGTCGTCAGCGCGCTGTCCACGTTCTACCAGGACAGCCACAACCCGTTCGACGAGGAGCAGCGTCACCTCTCGACGATCCGTCTGCTGGCCAAGCTGCCGACGATCGCCGCGTACGCGTACAAGAAGTCGATCGGGCACCCCTTCGTCTACCCGCGCAACGACCTCGGGTACGTCGAGAACTTCCTGCGCATGACCTTCTCGGTCCCCGCCCAGGAGTACGAGCTGGACCCGGTCGTCGTCTCCGCGCTCGACAAGCTGCTCATCCTGCACGCGGACCACGAGCAGAACTGTTCGACCTCCACCGTGCGCCTGGTCGGCTCCTCGCAGGCGAACATGTTCGCCTCGATCTCCGCCGGTATCTCGGCGCTGTGGGGCCCGCTGCACGGTGGCGCCAACCAGTCGGTGCTGGAGATGCTCGAGGGCATCCAGGCCAACGGCGGCGATGTCGACTCCTTCATCCGCAAGGTGAAGAACAAGGAGGACGGCGTCCGGCTGATGGGCTTCGGCCACCGCGTCTACAAGTCCTTCGACCCGCGCGCCAAGATCATCAAGGCCGCGGCCCACGACGTGCTGTCGGCGCTCGGCAAGTCCGACGAGCTGCTCGACATCGCGCTCAAGCTGGAGGAGCACGCGCTCTCCGACGAGTACTTCGTCTCGCGCAACCTCTACCCCAACGTGGACTTCTACACCGGTCTGATCTACCGGGCCATGGGCTTCCCGACCGAGATGTTCACCGTGCTCTTCGCGCTCGGCCGGCTCCCCGGCTGGATCGCCCAGTGGCACGAGATGATCAAGGAGCCGGGTTCCCGCATCGGCCGCCCGCGCCAGATCTACACCGGCGAGGTCCTGCGCGACTTCGTCCCGGTCGAGGGTCGCTGA
- a CDS encoding sugar phosphate isomerase/epimerase family protein, with the protein MTSSASAPARIRIGSAPDSWGVWFPDDPQQVPWQRFLDEVSEAGYEWIELGPYGYLPTDPARLTDETRRRGLTVSAGTVFTGLHHGPDVWDRTWAHVADIAALTRAMGAEHLVVIPSFWRDDKTGEVLEDRTLTAEQWRDLTTQTERLGREVRDRYGLRIVVHPHADTHVDSEENVSRFLDATDPDLVSLCLDTGHYAYCGGDSVKLIETFGERIGYLHLKQVAPEILAQVVADEVPFGPAVARGVMCEPPNGVPALEPVLDAARRLDVDLFAIVEQDMYPCPPDKPLPIARRTRDFLRSCGTPVRAPDTPNRPGK; encoded by the coding sequence ATGACCTCTTCAGCATCCGCTCCGGCCCGCATCCGTATCGGCTCGGCACCCGACTCCTGGGGGGTCTGGTTCCCCGACGATCCGCAGCAGGTGCCGTGGCAGCGCTTCCTCGACGAGGTCTCCGAGGCCGGTTACGAGTGGATCGAGCTGGGCCCCTACGGCTACCTCCCGACCGACCCGGCCCGCCTGACGGACGAGACCCGACGCCGCGGTCTCACCGTCTCCGCGGGCACCGTTTTTACCGGATTGCACCATGGACCGGACGTCTGGGACCGGACCTGGGCGCATGTCGCCGACATCGCGGCGCTCACCCGGGCCATGGGCGCCGAGCATCTGGTGGTCATCCCGTCGTTCTGGCGCGACGACAAGACCGGTGAGGTTCTGGAGGACCGCACGCTCACCGCGGAGCAGTGGCGCGACCTCACCACCCAGACGGAGCGGCTGGGCCGCGAGGTACGGGACCGGTACGGGCTGCGCATCGTCGTCCATCCTCATGCGGACACCCATGTCGACAGCGAGGAGAACGTCAGCCGGTTCCTCGACGCCACGGACCCCGACCTGGTCTCGCTCTGTCTCGACACCGGTCACTACGCCTACTGCGGCGGTGACAGCGTCAAGCTGATCGAGACCTTCGGCGAGCGGATCGGCTATCTGCACCTCAAGCAGGTCGCCCCGGAGATCCTGGCCCAAGTCGTGGCGGACGAGGTGCCGTTCGGACCCGCCGTGGCGCGCGGGGTGATGTGCGAACCGCCGAACGGCGTACCCGCCCTGGAGCCCGTGCTCGACGCCGCCCGCCGGCTGGACGTCGATCTGTTCGCGATCGTCGAGCAGGACATGTACCCGTGCCCGCCCGACAAGCCCCTCCCGATCGCCCGCCGCACCCGTGACTTCCTCCGCTCCTGCGGCACCCCGGTGCGGGCACCCGACACGCCGAACCGCCCGGGGAAGTGA
- a CDS encoding heavy metal translocating P-type ATPase, with the protein MYSATEAAAPAAASSEAELVIGGMTCASCAARIEKKLNRMDGVTATVNYATEKARVEFGAGTRLDDVIATVEKTGYTAQPLQRPAPTPPASPVPPPATERTPPADDTGLTEKAVTDAADTEDTVDATPPARPTETADAADTDAADALAALRQRLIVSAVLAAPVVLLAMVPAFQFDNWQWLSLTLAAPVVVWGGLPFHRASWTNLRHGAATMDTLVSIGTLAAFGWSLWALFFGDAGMTGMRHGFDFTVSRTEGSSTIYLEVAAGVITFILLGRYLEAKSKRKAGSALRALMHLGAKDVAVLRGGTEVRIPVDRLTVGDRFVVRPGEKIATDGAVTEGASAVDASMLTGESVPVDVNVGDAVTGATVNVSGRLVVRATRVGADTQLARMAKLVEDAQNGKAEVQRLADRISAVFVPVVLLIALVTLVVWLLLTNDVTAAFTAAVAVLIIACPCALGLATPTALMVGTGRGAQLGILIKGPEVLETTRRIDTIVLDKTGTVTTGRMTLQDIHVTAGTDTSQALRLAGALEHASEHPIAQAVATGARERTAATLPAVQDFVNVPGLGVRGTVDGHQVLVGRPKLLTDAGIGVPEALSAALADAAARGRTAVAVAWDGEARGVLGVADAIKDSSAAAVAELRALGLRPVLLTGDNRAVADSVARTVSIDEVYAEVLPEDKVHVIERLQAEGRSVAMVGDGVNDAAALATADLGLAMGTGTDAAIEASDLTLVRGDLKVAADAIRLSRRTLATIKGNLFWAFGYNVLALPLAAFGLLNPMIAGAAMAFSSVFVVTNSLRLRSFT; encoded by the coding sequence ATGTACAGCGCAACAGAGGCCGCGGCCCCGGCAGCCGCGAGTTCGGAGGCCGAGCTCGTGATCGGCGGGATGACCTGCGCCTCGTGCGCGGCCCGCATCGAGAAGAAGCTCAACCGGATGGACGGCGTCACCGCCACCGTCAACTACGCGACCGAAAAGGCCCGCGTCGAGTTCGGTGCCGGAACCCGGCTCGACGACGTGATCGCGACTGTCGAGAAGACCGGCTACACGGCGCAGCCGCTGCAGCGGCCCGCACCGACGCCGCCCGCCTCGCCTGTACCGCCACCCGCGACCGAGCGGACGCCTCCGGCCGACGACACGGGCCTCACCGAAAAGGCAGTCACCGACGCCGCAGACACCGAGGACACGGTGGACGCCACACCCCCCGCACGCCCCACAGAGACTGCGGACGCCGCGGACACCGACGCCGCCGACGCCCTCGCCGCGCTGCGTCAGCGCCTCATCGTCTCGGCCGTCCTCGCCGCCCCCGTCGTCCTCCTGGCCATGGTCCCCGCCTTCCAGTTCGACAACTGGCAGTGGCTCTCCCTCACCCTCGCCGCCCCCGTGGTCGTCTGGGGTGGCCTGCCCTTCCACCGCGCCAGCTGGACCAACCTCCGGCACGGCGCGGCCACCATGGACACCCTGGTCTCGATAGGCACCCTTGCCGCCTTCGGCTGGTCGCTCTGGGCGCTGTTCTTCGGCGACGCCGGCATGACCGGCATGCGGCACGGCTTCGACTTCACCGTCTCGCGCACCGAGGGCTCCTCCACGATCTACCTGGAGGTCGCCGCCGGGGTCATCACCTTCATCCTGCTGGGCCGCTATCTGGAGGCGAAGTCCAAGCGGAAGGCCGGTTCCGCCCTCCGCGCGCTGATGCATCTCGGCGCCAAGGACGTCGCCGTCCTCCGGGGCGGCACGGAGGTGCGCATCCCTGTCGACCGGCTGACCGTCGGCGACCGTTTCGTCGTCCGTCCCGGCGAGAAGATCGCGACCGACGGCGCCGTCACCGAGGGCGCCTCGGCGGTGGACGCGTCGATGCTCACCGGCGAGTCCGTGCCGGTCGATGTGAACGTCGGGGACGCCGTCACCGGCGCCACCGTCAATGTCTCGGGCCGCCTCGTCGTGCGCGCCACCCGGGTCGGCGCCGACACCCAGCTGGCACGGATGGCGAAGCTCGTCGAGGATGCGCAGAACGGCAAGGCCGAGGTGCAGCGCCTCGCCGACCGGATCTCGGCGGTGTTCGTCCCGGTCGTCCTGCTGATCGCGCTGGTCACCCTGGTCGTCTGGCTGCTTCTCACCAACGACGTGACGGCCGCGTTCACCGCCGCCGTCGCCGTACTGATCATCGCCTGCCCGTGCGCCCTCGGCCTCGCCACGCCCACCGCCCTCATGGTCGGCACGGGCCGCGGCGCGCAACTCGGCATCCTGATCAAGGGACCCGAAGTCCTGGAGACCACACGCCGTATCGACACGATCGTCCTCGACAAGACCGGTACCGTCACCACCGGCCGGATGACCCTCCAGGACATCCACGTGACGGCGGGCACCGACACGTCGCAGGCGCTGCGGCTGGCAGGCGCCCTGGAGCACGCCTCCGAGCACCCCATCGCCCAGGCCGTCGCCACCGGCGCCCGCGAGCGGACCGCAGCGACACTGCCCGCCGTCCAGGACTTCGTCAACGTCCCCGGACTCGGGGTGCGCGGCACCGTCGACGGCCATCAGGTCCTCGTCGGGCGCCCGAAGCTGCTCACCGACGCCGGAATCGGCGTCCCCGAGGCGCTGTCCGCCGCCCTCGCGGACGCGGCGGCCCGGGGTCGTACGGCCGTCGCCGTCGCCTGGGACGGTGAGGCGCGCGGTGTCCTCGGGGTCGCCGACGCGATCAAGGACTCCAGCGCGGCAGCAGTGGCCGAACTGCGGGCTCTCGGCCTGCGGCCGGTGCTGCTGACCGGTGACAACCGGGCCGTGGCGGACAGCGTGGCCCGTACCGTCTCCATCGACGAGGTCTACGCCGAGGTGCTGCCCGAGGACAAGGTGCACGTCATCGAGCGGCTGCAGGCCGAGGGACGTTCGGTCGCGATGGTCGGCGACGGCGTCAACGACGCCGCGGCGCTCGCCACGGCGGATCTCGGGCTGGCGATGGGTACCGGTACGGACGCCGCGATCGAGGCGAGCGACCTCACCCTCGTTCGTGGAGATCTGAAGGTGGCCGCCGATGCCATCCGGCTGTCGCGGCGGACACTGGCCACCATCAAGGGCAACCTCTTCTGGGCCTTCGGCTACAACGTCCTCGCCCTGCCCCTTGCGGCATTTGGCCTGCTCAACCCTATGATTGCCGGAGCGGCGATGGCGTTCTCATCGGTCTTCGTCGTGACGAACAGCCTGCGACTGCGCTCCTTCACATGA
- a CDS encoding zinc-dependent alcohol dehydrogenase family protein, translated as MRAVVFEEFGKTAGVRDVPDPAPSGQGVVVRVEATGLCRSDWHGWMGHDPDITLPHVPGHELAGVVEAVGSAVVNWRPGDRVTVPFVCACGRCSACAAGAQQVCERQTQPGFTHWGSFAQYVALEQADVNLVAVPEELSFATAAGLGCRFATAFRAVVGQGRVGPGEWVAVHGCGGVGLSAVMIAVACGARVVAVDVSARALELARTFGAVECVDASAHPGGAGEAVRELTGGGAHLSLDALGSPVTCAASVRSLRWQGRHVQVGLLPTAAGDPVVPMSRVTGLELEILGSHGMAAHDYPPMMDMVRAGTLRPDLLVTSTIALDAAPAALAAMGTALGAGVTIIEPAQ; from the coding sequence ATGCGGGCTGTGGTGTTCGAGGAGTTCGGGAAGACCGCCGGGGTGCGGGACGTGCCGGATCCCGCACCCTCCGGCCAGGGCGTCGTGGTCCGCGTCGAGGCGACCGGGCTGTGCCGCAGCGACTGGCACGGCTGGATGGGTCACGACCCGGACATCACCCTGCCGCATGTGCCCGGTCATGAACTCGCCGGTGTGGTCGAGGCGGTCGGGAGCGCAGTCGTCAACTGGCGACCGGGCGACCGCGTCACCGTTCCCTTCGTCTGCGCCTGCGGCCGCTGCTCCGCCTGCGCGGCCGGGGCCCAGCAGGTCTGCGAGCGGCAGACCCAGCCCGGTTTCACCCACTGGGGTTCGTTCGCCCAGTACGTGGCGCTGGAACAGGCCGACGTCAATCTGGTCGCCGTGCCCGAAGAGCTGTCGTTCGCGACGGCGGCAGGTCTCGGCTGCCGGTTCGCCACGGCGTTCCGGGCCGTCGTCGGTCAGGGGAGGGTGGGTCCGGGCGAGTGGGTCGCGGTGCACGGCTGCGGCGGGGTCGGGCTGTCGGCCGTCATGATCGCGGTGGCCTGTGGGGCGCGGGTGGTCGCCGTCGACGTCTCGGCTCGCGCGCTCGAACTGGCGCGGACGTTCGGAGCGGTGGAGTGTGTGGACGCGTCCGCCCATCCGGGCGGCGCGGGCGAAGCGGTGCGCGAACTGACGGGTGGCGGTGCCCATCTGTCGCTCGACGCGCTGGGCTCCCCGGTCACCTGCGCCGCCTCGGTCCGGAGCCTGCGGTGGCAGGGCCGCCATGTGCAGGTGGGTCTGCTGCCCACGGCGGCCGGTGACCCCGTCGTCCCCATGTCGCGGGTGACAGGCCTGGAACTGGAGATCCTCGGCAGCCATGGAATGGCCGCGCACGACTACCCGCCGATGATGGACATGGTGCGGGCCGGCACCCTGCGCCCGGACCTGCTGGTGACCTCCACCATCGCGCTGGACGCTGCCCCGGCGGCGCTCGCCGCGATGGGAACGGCCCTCGGGGCAGGAGTGACGATCATCGAACCGGCGCAGTAG
- a CDS encoding helix-turn-helix transcriptional regulator — MTDRRLWSYKDIAAHIRVQPDTVRSYRKHGLLPAPDHVEGGKPYWYADTVRAWVASRPGNRGRRD, encoded by the coding sequence ATGACGGACAGAAGGCTCTGGTCCTACAAGGACATTGCAGCGCACATCCGGGTGCAGCCGGACACGGTCCGCTCGTACCGCAAACACGGGCTGCTTCCCGCACCGGACCATGTGGAGGGCGGTAAGCCCTACTGGTACGCGGACACCGTCCGCGCCTGGGTCGCGTCACGCCCGGGCAACCGGGGCCGCAGGGACTGA
- the iolC gene encoding 5-dehydro-2-deoxygluconokinase, whose amino-acid sequence MPEMYDVITMGRIGVDLYPLQTGLPLAQVDTFGKFLGGSPTNVAVAAARLGRRTAVVTRTGRDAFGDYLHQQLREFGVDDRWVTSVDAYPTPVTFCEIFPPDDFPLYFYRQPKAPDLEIHETELDLDAIRAARVFWMTGTGLCAEPSRTATLAALRARSEARERSAGGQGPGPLTVFDLDWRPMFWTDDPGHPIADHPGHPIASARYREALAHATVAVGNLDECEIATGEREPYPAARALLAAGVELAVVKQGPKGVLAVHRDGTVADVPPLPVEVVNGLGAGDAFGGALCHGLLAGWETERVMRYANAAGAIVASRLACSPAMPFPYEVEEALVRGAVTAGEPGAGS is encoded by the coding sequence ATGCCTGAGATGTACGACGTGATCACCATGGGGCGGATCGGGGTTGACCTTTACCCGCTTCAGACCGGTCTGCCGCTGGCTCAGGTCGACACGTTCGGAAAGTTTCTCGGTGGCTCACCGACCAATGTGGCCGTCGCGGCGGCCCGGCTCGGCAGGCGGACGGCGGTGGTGACACGCACCGGCCGGGACGCGTTCGGGGACTATCTCCACCAGCAGCTGCGGGAGTTCGGGGTGGACGACCGATGGGTGACGTCGGTCGACGCGTATCCGACCCCGGTGACCTTCTGCGAGATCTTCCCGCCGGACGACTTCCCGCTCTACTTCTACCGGCAGCCCAAGGCGCCCGACCTGGAGATCCACGAAACGGAACTCGACCTGGACGCGATCCGCGCGGCCCGGGTCTTCTGGATGACGGGCACCGGCCTGTGCGCGGAACCGAGCCGCACGGCCACGCTGGCGGCGCTGCGCGCCCGGAGCGAGGCCCGGGAGCGGTCGGCCGGCGGGCAGGGACCCGGCCCCCTCACGGTCTTCGACCTGGACTGGCGCCCGATGTTCTGGACCGACGACCCCGGCCACCCCATCGCGGACCACCCCGGCCACCCCATTGCCTCCGCCCGCTACCGCGAGGCCCTTGCGCACGCCACCGTCGCCGTCGGCAATCTCGACGAGTGCGAGATCGCCACCGGGGAGCGCGAGCCGTACCCGGCCGCCCGCGCCCTGCTCGCCGCCGGGGTCGAGCTCGCCGTCGTCAAGCAGGGCCCCAAGGGCGTCCTCGCCGTCCACCGCGACGGCACCGTCGCCGACGTCCCGCCCCTGCCGGTCGAGGTCGTCAACGGTCTCGGCGCCGGAGACGCGTTCGGCGGTGCGCTCTGTCACGGGCTGCTCGCCGGCTGGGAGACCGAGCGCGTCATGCGGTACGCCAACGCCGCCGGCGCCATCGTCGCGTCCCGGCTCGCCTGTTCGCCGGCCATGCCGTTCCCGTACGAGGTGGAAGAGGCGCTCGTCCGGGGCGCCGTCACCGCCGGTGAACCCGGGGCGGGCTCATGA
- a CDS encoding heavy-metal-associated domain-containing protein, translating into MTTEIQLTQATGSCCSPSGSCHDGTGTEATTGGVTTVYQVTGMTCGHCEGAVSQEISGIEGVTSVKAVAATGQVTVVSETPLTEDTVRAAVDEAGYELVGQA; encoded by the coding sequence ATGACCACCGAGATCCAGCTCACCCAGGCCACCGGCTCCTGCTGCTCGCCGAGCGGCTCCTGCCACGACGGTACGGGCACCGAGGCCACGACGGGCGGGGTCACCACCGTCTACCAGGTGACCGGCATGACCTGCGGGCACTGCGAAGGCGCCGTCTCCCAGGAGATCTCCGGTATCGAGGGCGTCACCTCGGTGAAGGCCGTGGCCGCCACCGGCCAGGTGACCGTGGTCTCCGAGACGCCACTGACCGAGGACACCGTGCGCGCGGCGGTCGACGAGGCGGGTTACGAACTCGTCGGCCAGGCCTGA
- a CDS encoding peptidoglycan-binding domain-containing protein — MIRKAFRTPRTAGASALAALALAAALVAAPAASAAGREPAPPLAPPGAGAVCAFYFGNEPTFYGDQGDRASEVQCLLANRRYLPWSEVDGTFGPTTLAAVQRFQADHPPLIPSGLVGPRTWSALWNA; from the coding sequence GTGATCCGAAAAGCGTTCCGCACCCCCAGGACTGCCGGGGCCTCGGCCCTGGCCGCACTCGCCCTCGCCGCCGCCCTCGTCGCAGCCCCGGCCGCCTCGGCCGCCGGGCGGGAGCCGGCACCGCCGCTCGCACCGCCCGGCGCCGGCGCGGTCTGCGCGTTCTACTTCGGCAACGAGCCGACCTTCTACGGCGATCAGGGCGACCGGGCCTCGGAGGTGCAGTGCCTGCTGGCCAACCGCCGCTATCTGCCGTGGAGTGAGGTCGACGGCACCTTCGGGCCGACGACCCTCGCCGCTGTCCAACGCTTCCAGGCGGACCACCCGCCGCTCATTCCGAGCGGCCTGGTCGGACCGCGAACCTGGTCGGCGCTCTGGAACGCTTAG